The Streptomyces sp. SS1-1 genome has a segment encoding these proteins:
- a CDS encoding BlaI/MecI/CopY family transcriptional regulator, which produces MTRVWKWNRPVTVREVLEDLQQERSIAYTTVMTVMDNLHQKGWVRREAEGRAYRYEAVSTRAAYAAALMNDAWSQSDNPAAALVAFFGMMSDEQRTALRDAVRIVQGPETAEPPQPPDTRGVTGGDSGGAYTSGADTASDTAGDTAGENPGSAEGPGGR; this is translated from the coding sequence ATGACGCGGGTGTGGAAGTGGAACCGCCCGGTGACCGTTCGAGAAGTCCTGGAAGATCTCCAGCAGGAACGGTCCATCGCGTACACGACCGTGATGACCGTTATGGACAATCTCCATCAGAAGGGCTGGGTCCGGCGTGAAGCGGAAGGCCGGGCCTATCGATATGAGGCGGTGTCCACTCGCGCCGCCTACGCGGCGGCCCTGATGAACGACGCCTGGTCGCAGAGCGACAACCCCGCCGCCGCTCTCGTCGCCTTCTTCGGCATGATGAGCGACGAACAGCGCACCGCCCTGCGGGACGCCGTACGCATCGTCCAGGGCCCGGAAACGGCCGAGCCGCCGCAACCGCCCGATACACGCGGCGTTACCGGGGGCGATAGCGGCGGCGCCTATACGTCCGGCGCCGATACCGCCTCCGATACGGCCGGCGATACCGCGGGGGAGAACCCCGGCTCGGCAGAGGGGCCCGGCGGGCGATAG
- a CDS encoding L-aspartate oxidase: protein MTSTGIRLHAPAPGWAISADVVVVGSGVAGLTAALRCEAAGLATVVVTKARLDDGSTRWAQGGIAAALGEGDTPEQHLDDTLVAGAGLCDEEAVRILVTEGPDAVRRLIETGAHFDESSEGELELTREGGHHRRRIAHAGGDATGAEISRALVEAVRARGLRTVENALVLDLLTDAEGRTAGVTLHVMGEGQHDGVGAVHAPAVVLATGGMGQVFSATTNPSVSTGDGVALALRAGAEVSDLEFVQFHPTVLFLGPEAEGQQPLVSEAVRGEGAHLVDADGVRFMVGQHELAELAPRDIVAKGITRRMLEQGAEHMFLDARHFGAEMWEHRFPTILAACRAHGIDPVTAPIPVAPAAHYASGGVRTDPRGRTTVPGLYACGEVACTGVHGANRLASNSLLEGLVYAERIAADIAGARAADGLPARVPQPVPHAETGHPLLAPEARFAIQRIMTEGAGVIRSEASLTEAAERIERLRAEARDALLENGKTAEPGVDTWEATNLLCVARALVAAARLRQETRGCHWREDRPDRDDTAWRRHIVVRLNPDRTLAVHTTDTADLPPTRPQEQ from the coding sequence GTGACCAGCACAGGCATACGACTGCACGCGCCCGCGCCAGGATGGGCCATCTCCGCGGACGTCGTGGTCGTCGGCTCCGGCGTGGCCGGCCTGACGGCCGCCCTGCGCTGCGAGGCGGCCGGCCTCGCCACCGTCGTCGTCACCAAGGCACGCCTGGACGACGGCTCGACCCGCTGGGCCCAGGGCGGCATCGCCGCCGCGCTCGGCGAGGGCGACACCCCCGAGCAGCACCTGGACGACACCCTGGTGGCCGGCGCCGGGCTGTGCGACGAGGAGGCCGTGCGCATCCTCGTCACCGAGGGCCCCGACGCCGTCCGCCGGCTGATCGAGACCGGCGCCCACTTCGACGAGTCCTCCGAGGGCGAGCTGGAACTCACCCGCGAGGGCGGCCACCACCGCCGCCGCATCGCCCACGCGGGCGGTGACGCGACCGGCGCGGAGATCTCCCGCGCCCTGGTCGAGGCCGTGCGCGCGCGGGGCCTGCGCACCGTCGAGAACGCGCTGGTGCTCGACCTGCTCACGGACGCCGAGGGCCGCACCGCGGGCGTCACCCTGCACGTCATGGGCGAGGGGCAGCACGACGGCGTGGGCGCGGTGCACGCGCCCGCCGTGGTCCTGGCGACCGGCGGCATGGGCCAGGTCTTCTCGGCGACGACGAACCCGTCGGTGTCCACCGGCGACGGCGTGGCCCTCGCGCTGCGCGCGGGCGCCGAGGTCAGCGACCTGGAGTTCGTGCAGTTCCACCCGACCGTCCTGTTCCTCGGGCCGGAGGCGGAGGGCCAGCAGCCGCTGGTCTCCGAGGCGGTCCGCGGCGAGGGCGCCCACCTGGTCGACGCCGACGGCGTGCGGTTCATGGTCGGACAGCACGAACTGGCGGAGCTCGCGCCCCGGGACATCGTCGCCAAGGGCATCACGCGGCGGATGCTGGAGCAGGGCGCGGAGCACATGTTCCTCGACGCCCGGCACTTCGGCGCCGAGATGTGGGAGCACCGCTTCCCGACGATCCTCGCCGCCTGCCGGGCGCACGGCATCGACCCCGTCACCGCGCCGATCCCGGTCGCCCCGGCCGCCCACTACGCCTCGGGCGGCGTACGCACCGACCCCCGGGGCCGGACGACCGTCCCCGGCCTGTACGCGTGCGGCGAGGTGGCCTGCACCGGGGTGCACGGCGCCAACCGCCTCGCGTCGAACTCGCTCCTCGAAGGGCTCGTCTACGCCGAGCGCATCGCCGCCGACATCGCCGGGGCCCGCGCGGCCGACGGCCTCCCCGCGCGCGTGCCGCAGCCGGTGCCGCACGCGGAGACCGGGCACCCCCTGCTCGCCCCCGAGGCCCGTTTCGCGATCCAGCGGATCATGACCGAGGGCGCCGGTGTGATCCGCTCCGAGGCCTCCCTCACCGAGGCCGCCGAGCGGATCGAGCGGCTGCGCGCCGAGGCCCGCGACGCCCTCCTGGAGAACGGCAAGACCGCCGAGCCCGGCGTCGACACCTGGGAGGCCACGAACCTGCTGTGCGTGGCCCGCGCCCTGGTGGCCGCCGCCCGGCTGCGCCAGGAGACCCGCGGCTGCCATTGGCGCGAGGACCGGCCCGACCGCGACGACACGGCCTGGCGGCGCCACATCGTCGTACGCCTGAACCCCGACCGCACACTGGCCGTGCACACCACCGACACCGCAGACCTCCCCCCGACCCGGCCCCAGGAGCAGTGA
- a CDS encoding M23 family metallopeptidase, whose protein sequence is MSPRFSLRSPRTSAFRTRAAVLAAGLGASVVLGAGGAVAAEMNSGTGAAATAQSAAAKKAAAKKAVSWVAPVKKYTKSASFMQNGARWAHKHSGQDFAVPSGTKVMAAHGGTVVKAGGNGAGDGPAYGNAIVIKHGNGTYSQYAHLSRIEVKIGQVVKTGQEIAKSGNTGNSSGPHLHFEIRKTPNYGSAINPVAFLQAKGLKI, encoded by the coding sequence ATGTCCCCGCGCTTTTCTCTCCGTTCGCCCCGTACGTCCGCGTTCCGCACCCGTGCAGCTGTGCTGGCCGCCGGCCTGGGGGCCTCGGTCGTGCTGGGCGCCGGAGGCGCGGTCGCTGCCGAGATGAACTCGGGCACCGGTGCCGCCGCCACGGCGCAGAGCGCCGCCGCCAAGAAGGCCGCCGCCAAGAAGGCCGTGTCCTGGGTGGCCCCGGTGAAGAAGTACACGAAGTCCGCCTCGTTCATGCAGAACGGCGCCCGCTGGGCCCACAAGCACAGCGGTCAGGACTTCGCCGTGCCCTCCGGCACCAAGGTCATGGCCGCGCACGGCGGCACCGTCGTGAAGGCCGGCGGCAACGGCGCCGGTGACGGTCCGGCGTACGGCAACGCCATCGTGATCAAGCACGGCAACGGCACGTACTCCCAGTACGCCCACCTGTCGCGCATCGAGGTGAAGATCGGCCAGGTCGTCAAGACCGGCCAGGAGATAGCCAAGTCCGGCAACACCGGCAACTCCAGCGGTCCCCACCTGCACTTCGAGATCCGCAAGACCCCGAACTACGGTTCCGCGATCAACCCGGTGGCCTTCCTGCAGGCCAAGGGTCTGAAGATCTGA
- a CDS encoding type III pantothenate kinase: MLLTIDVGNTHTVLGLFDGEDIVEHWRISTDARRTADELAVLLQGLMGMHPLLGDELGDGIDGIAICATVPSVLHELREVTRRYYGDVPAVLVEPGVKTGVPIQFDNPKEVGADRIINAVAANELYGGPAIVVDFGTATTFDAVSARGEYVGGVIAPGIEISVEALGVKAAQLRKIEVARPRTVIGKNTVAAMQSGIVYGFAGQVDGVVTRMARELADDPDDVTVIATGGLAPTVLGESTVIDEHEPWLTLIGLRLVYERNVARS; the protein is encoded by the coding sequence ATGCTGCTCACGATCGACGTAGGCAACACCCACACCGTCCTCGGCCTCTTCGACGGCGAGGACATCGTCGAGCACTGGCGCATCTCCACGGACGCGCGCCGCACCGCCGACGAGCTCGCGGTCCTGCTCCAGGGCCTGATGGGCATGCACCCGCTCCTCGGTGACGAACTGGGTGACGGGATCGACGGCATCGCCATCTGCGCGACCGTCCCGTCGGTCCTGCACGAGCTGCGCGAGGTGACCCGCCGCTACTACGGCGACGTCCCCGCCGTCCTCGTCGAGCCGGGCGTGAAGACCGGTGTGCCGATCCAGTTCGACAACCCCAAGGAGGTCGGCGCCGACCGCATCATCAACGCGGTCGCGGCGAACGAGCTGTACGGCGGCCCGGCGATCGTCGTCGACTTCGGCACGGCGACCACGTTCGACGCGGTCTCCGCGCGCGGGGAGTACGTCGGCGGCGTGATCGCGCCCGGCATCGAGATCTCGGTGGAGGCCCTCGGCGTCAAGGCCGCGCAGCTGCGGAAGATCGAGGTGGCCCGGCCCCGGACCGTGATCGGCAAGAACACGGTCGCGGCGATGCAGTCGGGCATCGTCTACGGCTTCGCGGGCCAGGTCGACGGGGTCGTCACCCGGATGGCGCGCGAGCTCGCGGACGACCCCGACGACGTGACGGTGATCGCCACGGGCGGGCTGGCCCCGACCGTGCTCGGGGAGAGCACCGTCATCGACGAGCACGAGCCGTGGCTGACCCTGATCGGGCTCCGCCTGGTCTACGAACGCAACGTCGCCCGGAGCTGA
- a CDS encoding TetR/AcrR family transcriptional regulator has translation MGGTMDGTKQRRRGNTRQRIQDVALELFAEQGYEKTSLREIAERLDVTKAALYYHFKTKEEIIVSLFEDLTKPIEELIDWGRQQPHTLDTKQEIIRRYSQTLTDAAPLFRFMQENQATVRELSIGEMFKSRMLGMRDIIIDPDSELVDQVRCVSALFTLHAGMFVLRDLEGDPEDKREAVLEVAIDLVTQAHQGARTSR, from the coding sequence ATGGGTGGCACCATGGACGGCACCAAACAGCGGCGCCGCGGGAACACCCGCCAGCGCATCCAGGACGTGGCCCTGGAACTCTTCGCCGAGCAGGGCTACGAGAAGACCTCGCTGCGGGAGATCGCCGAGCGTCTGGACGTCACCAAGGCCGCGCTCTACTACCACTTCAAGACCAAGGAAGAGATCATCGTCAGCCTCTTCGAGGATCTGACGAAGCCGATCGAGGAGCTCATCGACTGGGGCCGGCAGCAGCCGCACACCCTGGACACGAAGCAGGAGATCATCCGCCGCTACAGCCAGACCCTGACCGACGCGGCCCCGCTCTTCCGCTTCATGCAGGAGAACCAGGCGACGGTCCGCGAGCTGAGCATCGGCGAGATGTTCAAGTCCCGCATGCTCGGCATGCGGGACATCATCATCGACCCGGACTCCGAGCTGGTCGACCAGGTGCGCTGCGTCAGCGCGCTGTTCACGCTGCACGCCGGGATGTTCGTGCTCAGAGACCTCGAAGGCGACCCCGAGGACAAGCGGGAAGCCGTCCTCGAGGTCGCCATCGATCTGGTCACCCAGGCGCATCAGGGCGCCCGGACGTCGCGGTAG
- a CDS encoding amino-acid N-acetyltransferase: MSAESHSGGSASAESTEVTAKAITVRRARTGDVPAVRRLLDAYVQRRILLDKATVTLYEDIQEFWVAERDDNGEVVGCGALHVMWEDLAEVRTLAVKPGLRGAGVGHQVLEKLLHTARWLGVRRVFCLTFEVDFFGKHGFVEIGETPVDTDVYAELLRSYDEGVAEFLGLERVKPNTLGNSRMLLHL, translated from the coding sequence ATGTCAGCAGAGAGCCACTCCGGGGGAAGCGCCTCGGCGGAGAGCACGGAAGTCACCGCAAAAGCCATCACCGTCCGGCGGGCGCGAACCGGCGATGTCCCGGCGGTACGCCGGCTCCTTGACGCGTACGTCCAGCGCCGCATCCTGCTCGACAAAGCCACGGTCACGCTTTACGAGGACATCCAGGAGTTCTGGGTCGCGGAACGTGACGACAACGGTGAGGTCGTCGGCTGCGGCGCCCTGCACGTCATGTGGGAAGACCTGGCGGAAGTCCGCACCCTCGCCGTGAAGCCCGGCCTGCGCGGCGCCGGCGTCGGGCACCAGGTGCTCGAGAAGTTGCTGCACACCGCGCGCTGGCTCGGCGTTCGCCGGGTTTTCTGTCTCACCTTCGAAGTGGACTTCTTCGGCAAGCACGGCTTCGTCGAGATCGGCGAGACCCCGGTCGACACGGATGTCTACGCCGAGCTGCTGCGTTCCTATGACGAAGGCGTCGCGGAGTTCCTGGGTCTCGAACGAGTGAAACCGAACACCTTGGGCAACAGCCGGATGCTTCTGCATCTGTGA
- a CDS encoding SCO3374 family protein, with protein sequence MVGPRPAVAAEPAVIPPPRRPLDPHTRLRGWYGGVLGWAALLTPPGPAPRLRLGVRFDVLDVPAEAGRAALRHLAPGSPVAALGGRMRLLVAAGSAPEVPGVLDWLEWGALPLDLAVLGAGAHMEAPLPPGQGLAVQGAAVWLRPPEPGGEVEASLPTLSALGGGGGAPDLVRVLDTVATHCHRLRLRHGCPRPAVRP encoded by the coding sequence ATGGTCGGCCCCCGCCCCGCGGTCGCCGCGGAACCCGCCGTGATCCCCCCGCCCCGCCGGCCGCTCGATCCGCACACGCGGCTCCGCGGCTGGTACGGCGGCGTGCTCGGCTGGGCGGCGCTGCTCACCCCGCCCGGCCCCGCGCCGCGGCTGCGCCTGGGGGTGCGGTTCGACGTGCTGGACGTCCCGGCCGAGGCGGGCCGGGCCGCGCTGCGTCATCTCGCCCCCGGGTCGCCGGTGGCGGCCCTGGGCGGCCGGATGCGGCTGCTGGTGGCCGCGGGGAGCGCCCCGGAGGTGCCGGGGGTCCTGGACTGGCTGGAGTGGGGCGCGCTGCCGCTCGATCTGGCCGTGCTCGGCGCGGGTGCCCACATGGAGGCGCCCCTGCCGCCCGGGCAGGGGCTCGCCGTGCAGGGGGCCGCCGTGTGGCTGCGGCCCCCCGAGCCTGGGGGCGAGGTCGAGGCCTCGCTGCCGACGCTGTCGGCCCTGGGGGGCGGTGGGGGCGCCCCCGATCTGGTGCGGGTGCTGGACACGGTGGCGACGCACTGCCACCGCCTGCGGCTGCGGCACGGGTGCCCCCGGCCCGCCGTCAGACCGTAG
- the nadC gene encoding carboxylating nicotinate-nucleotide diphosphorylase — translation MTTPDLPLAPNGGCGDDCACGAGEEYLECGLDPALAQLLADAGLDPVEVEDIANVALQEDLAGGVDVTTVATIPEEAVATADFVAREDGVVAGLRVAEAVLSIVCEDEFEVERHVEDGDRIAAGQKLLSVTTRTRDLLTAERSALNILCRLSGIATATRAWADALDGTRAKVRDTRKTTPGLRALEKYAVRCGGGVNHRMSLSDAALVKDNHVVAAGGVAQAFKAVREAFPEVPIEVEVDTLHQLREVMDAGADLILLDNFTPGECEEAVALVDGRAALEASGRLTLDNAKAYADTGVDYLAVGALTHSSPILDIGLDLRAAE, via the coding sequence GTGACCACCCCCGACCTTCCCCTCGCCCCGAACGGCGGCTGCGGCGACGACTGCGCCTGCGGCGCCGGCGAGGAGTACCTGGAGTGCGGGCTCGACCCCGCGCTCGCCCAGCTCCTCGCCGACGCGGGCCTCGACCCGGTCGAGGTCGAGGACATCGCCAACGTGGCCCTCCAGGAGGACCTCGCCGGCGGCGTGGACGTGACGACGGTCGCGACCATCCCCGAGGAGGCCGTCGCCACCGCCGACTTCGTCGCCCGCGAGGACGGCGTCGTGGCCGGCCTCAGGGTCGCCGAGGCGGTCCTCTCGATCGTCTGCGAGGACGAGTTCGAGGTCGAGCGGCACGTCGAGGACGGCGACCGGATCGCGGCGGGGCAGAAGCTCCTGTCGGTGACCACCCGCACCCGTGACCTGCTGACCGCCGAGCGCAGCGCGCTGAACATCCTGTGCCGCCTGTCGGGCATCGCTACGGCCACGCGCGCGTGGGCGGACGCCCTGGACGGCACCCGGGCGAAGGTCCGCGACACCCGCAAGACGACGCCGGGGCTGCGCGCGCTGGAGAAGTACGCCGTGCGCTGCGGCGGCGGCGTCAACCACCGCATGTCCCTGTCGGACGCGGCCCTCGTCAAGGACAACCACGTCGTCGCGGCGGGCGGGGTGGCGCAGGCCTTCAAGGCGGTCCGCGAGGCCTTCCCGGAGGTGCCGATCGAGGTCGAGGTCGACACGCTGCACCAGCTCCGCGAGGTCATGGACGCGGGCGCCGACCTGATCCTGCTGGACAACTTCACGCCGGGCGAGTGCGAGGAGGCCGTGGCGCTCGTCGACGGCCGCGCCGCCCTGGAGGCCTCCGGCCGGCTGACCCTGGACAACGCCAAGGCGTACGCGGACACCGGCGTGGACTACCTCGCGGTCGGCGCCCTCACCCACTCCTCGCCGATCCTGGACATCGGCCTGGACCTGCGAGCGGCGGAGTAG
- a CDS encoding histone-like nucleoid-structuring protein Lsr2 gives MAQKVQVLLVDDLDGGEADETVTFALDGKTYEIDLTTANADKLRGLLEPYVKGGRRTGGRASGGRGKARAASGGGSQDTAQIRAWAKENGYEVNDRGRVPASIREAYEKANG, from the coding sequence GTGGCACAGAAGGTTCAGGTCCTTCTTGTCGATGACCTCGACGGCGGCGAGGCGGACGAGACCGTGACGTTCGCGCTGGACGGCAAGACGTACGAGATCGATCTCACGACTGCCAATGCGGACAAGCTCCGTGGCCTTCTCGAGCCTTACGTGAAGGGCGGCCGTCGTACCGGGGGCCGTGCTTCGGGTGGGCGTGGAAAGGCGCGTGCCGCGTCCGGCGGCGGCAGCCAGGACACCGCGCAGATCCGTGCGTGGGCGAAGGAGAACGGTTACGAGGTCAACGACCGCGGGCGTGTGCCGGCGAGCATCCGCGAGGCCTACGAGAAGGCCAACGGCTGA
- a CDS encoding ATP-dependent Clp protease ATP-binding subunit — protein sequence MFERFTDRARRVVVLAQEEARMLNHNYIGTEHILLGLIHEGEGVAAKALESLGISLEAVRQQVEEIIGQGQQAPSGHIPFTPRAKKVLELSLREALQLGHNYIGTEHILLGLIREGEGVAAQVLVKLGADLNRVRQQVIQLLSGYQGKETATAGGPAEGTPSTSLVLDQFGRNLTQAARESKLDPVIGREKEIERVMQVLSRRTKNNPVLIGEPGVGKTAVVEGLAQAIVKGEVPETLKDKHLYTLDLGALVAGSRYRGDFEERLKKVLKEIRTRGDIILFIDELHTLVGAGAAEGAIDAASILKPMLARGELQTIGATTLDEYRKHLEKDAALERRFQPIQVAEPSLPHTIEILKGLRDRYEAHHRVSITDEALVQAATLADRYISDRFLPDKAIDLIDEAGSRMRIRRMTAPPDLREFDEKIAGVRRDKESAIDSQDFEKAASLRDKEKQLLAAKAKREKEWKAGDMDVVAEVDGELIAEVLATATGIPVFKLTEEESSRLLRMEDELHKRVIGQNDAVKALSKAIRRTRAGLKDPKRPGGSFIFAGPSGVGKTELSKALAEFLFGDEDALISLDMSEFSEKHTVSRLFGSPPGYVGYEEGGQLTEKVRRKPFSVVLFDEVEKAHPDIFNSLLQILEDGRLTDSQGRVVDFKNTVIIMTTNLGTRDISKGFNLGFAASGDTKTNYERMKNKVSDELKQHFRPEFLNRVDDVVVFPQLTQEDILRIVDLMIGKVDERLKDRDMGIELSQSAKELLSKKGYDPVLGARPLRRTIQREIEDSLSEKILFGELRPGHIVVVDTEGEGESKTFTFRGEEKSALPDVPPIEQAAGGTGPNLSKEA from the coding sequence ATGTTCGAGAGGTTCACCGACCGCGCGCGGCGGGTTGTCGTCCTGGCTCAGGAAGAAGCCCGGATGCTCAACCACAACTACATCGGCACCGAGCACATCCTCCTGGGCCTGATCCACGAGGGTGAGGGTGTCGCCGCCAAGGCCCTTGAGAGCCTCGGGATTTCGCTCGAGGCGGTCCGCCAGCAGGTGGAGGAGATCATCGGCCAGGGCCAGCAGGCCCCGTCCGGGCACATCCCCTTCACCCCCCGTGCCAAGAAGGTCCTGGAGCTGTCGCTCCGCGAGGCCCTTCAGCTGGGCCACAACTACATCGGCACGGAGCACATCCTGCTCGGCCTGATCCGTGAGGGCGAGGGCGTCGCCGCCCAGGTCCTGGTCAAGCTGGGCGCTGATCTGAACCGGGTGCGGCAGCAGGTGATCCAGCTGCTCTCCGGTTACCAGGGCAAGGAGACCGCCACCGCCGGCGGGCCTGCCGAGGGCACCCCCTCGACGTCCCTGGTCCTCGACCAGTTCGGCCGGAACCTCACCCAGGCCGCTCGTGAGTCCAAGCTCGACCCGGTCATCGGGCGCGAGAAGGAGATCGAGCGGGTCATGCAGGTGCTGTCCCGCCGTACCAAGAACAACCCGGTCCTGATCGGTGAGCCCGGCGTCGGCAAGACCGCCGTCGTCGAGGGCCTCGCGCAGGCCATCGTCAAGGGCGAGGTGCCCGAGACCCTCAAGGACAAGCACCTCTACACCCTGGACCTCGGCGCGCTGGTCGCCGGCTCCCGCTACCGCGGTGACTTCGAGGAGCGCCTGAAGAAGGTGCTCAAGGAGATCCGCACCCGCGGCGACATCATCCTGTTCATCGACGAGCTCCACACGCTGGTCGGTGCGGGTGCCGCCGAGGGCGCCATCGACGCCGCTTCGATCCTGAAGCCGATGCTGGCGCGCGGTGAGCTGCAGACCATCGGTGCGACCACCCTGGACGAGTACCGCAAGCACCTGGAGAAGGACGCGGCCCTCGAGCGCCGCTTCCAGCCCATCCAGGTCGCCGAGCCGTCCCTGCCGCACACGATCGAGATCCTCAAGGGTCTGCGCGACCGGTACGAGGCCCACCACCGGGTCTCCATCACCGACGAGGCGCTGGTCCAGGCCGCCACCCTGGCCGACCGGTACATCTCGGACCGCTTCCTGCCGGACAAGGCGATCGACCTGATCGACGAGGCCGGTTCCCGGATGCGCATCCGCCGGATGACCGCGCCGCCGGACCTGCGCGAGTTCGACGAGAAGATCGCCGGTGTCCGCCGGGACAAGGAGTCCGCGATCGACTCGCAGGACTTCGAGAAGGCCGCCTCCCTGCGCGACAAGGAGAAGCAGCTCCTCGCCGCCAAGGCCAAGCGGGAGAAGGAGTGGAAGGCCGGCGACATGGACGTCGTCGCCGAGGTCGACGGCGAGCTGATCGCCGAGGTCCTCGCGACCGCCACCGGCATCCCGGTCTTCAAGCTGACCGAGGAGGAGTCCAGCCGTCTGCTCCGCATGGAGGACGAGCTGCACAAGCGGGTCATCGGCCAGAACGACGCCGTCAAGGCGCTGTCGAAGGCGATCCGCCGTACGCGTGCCGGTCTGAAGGACCCGAAGCGCCCCGGTGGCTCGTTCATCTTCGCCGGCCCGTCCGGTGTCGGTAAGACCGAGCTGTCCAAGGCGCTCGCCGAGTTCCTCTTCGGCGACGAGGACGCGCTGATCTCCCTCGACATGTCGGAGTTCAGCGAGAAGCACACGGTCTCGCGGCTCTTCGGTTCCCCGCCCGGATACGTGGGCTACGAAGAGGGCGGCCAGCTGACCGAGAAGGTCCGCCGCAAGCCGTTCTCCGTGGTCCTGTTCGACGAGGTCGAGAAGGCCCACCCGGACATCTTCAACTCGCTGCTGCAGATCCTGGAGGACGGTCGCCTGACCGACTCCCAGGGCCGGGTCGTGGACTTCAAGAACACGGTCATCATCATGACGACCAACCTCGGCACCCGGGACATCTCCAAGGGCTTCAACCTGGGCTTCGCGGCCTCGGGCGACACGAAGACCAACTACGAGCGCATGAAGAACAAGGTGTCGGACGAGCTCAAGCAGCACTTCCGCCCCGAGTTCCTCAACCGCGTCGACGACGTGGTGGTCTTCCCGCAGCTCACGCAGGAGGACATCCTGCGGATCGTCGACCTGATGATCGGCAAGGTGGACGAGCGCCTGAAGGACCGGGACATGGGCATCGAGCTCTCCCAGTCCGCCAAGGAGCTGCTGTCCAAGAAGGGCTACGACCCCGTGCTGGGCGCCCGGCCGCTGCGCCGGACCATCCAGCGCGAGATCGAGGACTCCCTGTCGGAGAAGATCCTCTTCGGCGAGCTGCGTCCCGGCCACATCGTGGTCGTGGACACCGAGGGCGAGGGTGAGAGCAAGACCTTCACCTTCCGCGGCGAGGAGAAGTCGGCCCTGCCGGACGTCCCTCCGATCGAGCAGGCCGCCGGTGGGACGGGCCCGAACCTGAGCAAGGAGGCGTAA
- a CDS encoding HAD family acid phosphatase → MTLRPWARRIAVGATSAAALVAFAVPAEAAAPATTSAAASTAVTAAADVDYATWQRDCQAVMDQALPYLRQRIAGARPGEKQAIVFDIDNTTLETDFGFSFPQPANRPALRVAQYAQDHGVALFFVTARPGIIAGVTDFNLEHVGYEVSGLYVRGFLDLFKNVADYKTAQRVDIEKRGYTIIANIGNSATDLSGGHAEKTYKLPDYDGQLS, encoded by the coding sequence ATGACGCTTCGCCCCTGGGCGCGCCGTATCGCGGTCGGAGCCACCTCCGCCGCCGCTCTCGTGGCCTTCGCGGTCCCCGCCGAAGCGGCGGCCCCCGCGACGACGTCCGCAGCCGCCAGTACGGCCGTGACGGCCGCCGCGGACGTCGACTACGCGACCTGGCAGCGGGACTGCCAGGCGGTGATGGACCAGGCCCTGCCGTATCTGCGGCAGCGGATCGCCGGCGCCCGGCCCGGCGAGAAGCAGGCGATCGTCTTCGACATCGACAACACGACCCTGGAGACGGACTTCGGCTTCAGCTTCCCCCAGCCGGCCAACAGACCGGCCCTGCGGGTCGCGCAGTACGCCCAGGACCACGGCGTCGCGCTGTTCTTCGTGACGGCCCGTCCGGGCATCATCGCCGGGGTCACCGACTTCAACCTCGAGCACGTCGGCTACGAGGTCTCGGGCCTGTACGTGCGCGGGTTCCTCGACCTGTTCAAGAACGTCGCCGACTACAAGACGGCCCAGCGCGTCGACATCGAGAAGCGCGGTTACACGATCATCGCGAACATCGGCAACAGCGCCACCGACCTCTCCGGCGGCCACGCCGAGAAGACGTACAAGCTCCCCGACTACGACGGGCAGCTGTCGTAG